The Halogranum gelatinilyticum genome includes a window with the following:
- a CDS encoding WD40/YVTN/BNR-like repeat-containing protein — protein MHLLAATSAGLFRTPLPPFDDGVERVLPHATRRLREGPEGGVYAATESGVSHATGESDWTEWTDCDLAADARDVLPLGDALYVAGSTATPTIFRRDDASGEWTEHPVADVSDTDSSPTDSSRDGARINALAGHPDAPDRLVVGLERGGVAVSDDRGETWRDVSGDLRVDDPEAPERSDDVHRLVSVGPDHWLAATGGGVYRTRDAGDHWARLHTGDRPYARSVFVNDGRLYASLNRSSPGEPSDGTDAAIYVGDVASDDPGVAEVGERFAVSFASAGPTVLAGCADGTILSGPGFDAAGQLPVSDATAEASGVADLLLRL, from the coding sequence ATGCATCTCCTTGCCGCCACATCAGCGGGCCTGTTTCGCACACCGCTTCCACCCTTCGACGACGGCGTCGAACGGGTCCTTCCCCACGCGACCCGGCGGCTCCGCGAGGGACCGGAGGGTGGTGTCTACGCTGCCACCGAGTCGGGAGTCTCCCACGCAACGGGCGAGAGCGACTGGACCGAGTGGACCGACTGCGACCTCGCTGCCGACGCTCGAGACGTGCTCCCGCTCGGCGACGCGCTCTACGTTGCCGGGTCGACAGCGACGCCGACGATCTTCCGCCGCGACGACGCGAGCGGCGAGTGGACCGAGCACCCTGTAGCCGACGTCTCGGACACCGACTCGTCGCCGACGGACTCCTCTCGCGACGGGGCGCGAATCAACGCGCTCGCTGGCCATCCCGACGCTCCCGACCGTCTCGTCGTCGGTCTCGAACGCGGCGGCGTCGCCGTCAGCGACGACCGCGGCGAGACCTGGCGTGACGTCTCGGGAGACCTCCGGGTCGACGACCCCGAAGCGCCAGAGCGGAGCGACGACGTCCACCGCCTCGTCAGCGTCGGCCCGGACCACTGGCTCGCGGCGACCGGCGGTGGGGTCTACCGGACCCGCGACGCTGGCGACCACTGGGCGCGACTGCACACCGGCGACCGGCCGTACGCCCGCTCGGTATTCGTCAACGACGGGCGACTCTACGCGAGTCTGAACCGGTCGTCGCCGGGGGAGCCGTCGGACGGCACCGACGCGGCGATCTACGTCGGCGACGTCGCGAGCGACGACCCCGGTGTCGCCGAGGTCGGCGAGCGGTTCGCAGTCTCCTTCGCTTCCGCCGGGCCGACCGTCCTCGCGGGCTGTGCCGACGGGACGATACTCTCCGGGCCGGGCTTCGACGCCGCGGGACAGCTACCGGTGAGCGACGCGACGGCGGAGGCGTCCGGCGTCGCCGACCTGTTGCTCCGGCTGTAG
- a CDS encoding amino acid permease, protein MSDEELAKDLGPLAALTIGVGTMIGAGIFVLPGVAVAEAGPLAAGAFVLGGAIALLTALSASELGTAMPKSGGAYYYVNHALGPLFGSVAGWANWLGLAFASAFYMFGFGQYVIQFAPVPAVLGLDPAKVVALGGAALFIGINYVGAKETGRLQNIIVITLVGILGVFTFVGALNANLETLRPFTPYGTDPLLPVTGLIFVSYLGFVQITSVAEEIKDPGRNLPRAVIGSVLIVTSIYALVLLVVLAAVDNSVVANNDTAVVDVARILLGPVGAVALLFGGLLATASSANASILASSRINFAMGRDKIVTPELNEIHPRFGTPYRSIALTGAFILAFIVFGNLQLLSNTGSALHLVIYGLLNIALIVMRVADPEDYNPDYTIPFYPVLPILGAIISFALVAYIDPFVIGLTGLLVGFAALWYLLYARGKTEKQGILGQYILSRKDEMPDSAVSAASSVQPDGGKFRVMVPLSNPESEKDLITLASAVAKQRSGTVVAVNIEQVPDQTALSAARDQGDHEAAHSILQQARADAETFDVPVETHTILSHRTFEEVFDAARTYDADMTVMGWGPDSHGSPGRAESAIDELAHDLPCDFLVLRDRGFDASEVLVPTAGGPDSDLSAAVAKILREEYGARVTLLHVADDKEEGMSFLEAWAADHDLSDANLVVDTGGVEESIERHAAASSMLIVGATERGLLSRLVSGALVLDVVNDVECSVLLAEKKRERSLKERLLG, encoded by the coding sequence ATGAGTGACGAGGAACTCGCCAAAGACCTCGGCCCGCTCGCCGCCCTGACCATCGGCGTCGGGACCATGATCGGTGCGGGTATCTTCGTGCTACCCGGCGTCGCCGTCGCGGAGGCGGGACCGCTCGCGGCCGGGGCGTTCGTCCTCGGCGGTGCTATCGCGCTGTTGACCGCACTCTCGGCCAGTGAGCTGGGGACGGCGATGCCGAAATCCGGCGGGGCGTACTACTACGTCAACCACGCGCTCGGACCACTGTTCGGATCGGTCGCGGGCTGGGCCAACTGGCTCGGTCTCGCGTTCGCGTCCGCGTTCTATATGTTCGGATTCGGCCAGTACGTGATACAGTTCGCACCCGTCCCGGCAGTCCTCGGTCTCGACCCGGCGAAGGTCGTCGCGCTCGGCGGTGCCGCGCTGTTCATCGGTATCAACTACGTCGGCGCGAAGGAGACCGGCCGACTGCAGAACATCATCGTCATCACGTTGGTCGGTATTCTCGGTGTCTTCACCTTCGTCGGCGCGCTGAACGCCAACTTGGAGACGCTCCGACCGTTCACGCCCTACGGGACCGACCCACTGCTGCCCGTCACGGGACTCATCTTCGTCTCCTACCTCGGTTTCGTCCAGATCACCTCGGTCGCCGAGGAGATCAAAGACCCCGGCCGGAACCTACCGCGAGCCGTCATCGGCAGCGTCCTCATCGTGACGTCCATCTACGCGCTCGTCCTGCTCGTCGTGCTCGCGGCCGTCGACAACAGCGTCGTCGCCAACAACGACACCGCCGTCGTCGACGTCGCCCGCATCCTCTTGGGACCGGTCGGTGCCGTCGCCCTGCTGTTCGGCGGGCTGCTCGCTACCGCGTCGTCGGCGAACGCGTCGATTCTCGCGTCCTCACGCATCAACTTCGCGATGGGACGGGACAAGATCGTCACCCCGGAACTCAACGAGATTCACCCGCGGTTCGGGACGCCGTACCGCTCCATCGCGCTGACGGGGGCGTTCATCCTCGCGTTCATCGTCTTCGGCAACCTCCAGCTGCTGTCGAACACGGGGAGCGCGCTCCACCTCGTCATCTACGGCCTGTTGAACATCGCGCTCATCGTGATGCGGGTCGCCGACCCGGAGGACTACAATCCGGACTACACGATTCCGTTCTACCCGGTGCTTCCCATCCTGGGAGCGATCATCTCCTTCGCGCTCGTCGCGTACATCGACCCGTTCGTCATCGGTCTCACCGGCCTCCTGGTCGGCTTCGCGGCACTGTGGTATCTCCTGTACGCCCGCGGGAAGACGGAGAAACAGGGTATCCTCGGCCAGTACATCCTCTCGCGGAAAGACGAGATGCCCGACTCGGCCGTCTCGGCCGCGTCGTCGGTCCAGCCCGACGGCGGGAAGTTCCGCGTGATGGTGCCGCTCTCCAACCCCGAAAGCGAGAAGGACCTCATCACGCTGGCCAGCGCGGTCGCCAAGCAGCGCAGCGGGACGGTCGTCGCCGTCAACATCGAACAGGTGCCCGACCAGACGGCCCTCTCGGCCGCTCGCGACCAGGGCGACCACGAGGCTGCACACAGCATCCTCCAACAGGCTCGCGCGGACGCCGAGACCTTCGACGTGCCGGTCGAGACCCACACCATCCTCTCGCACCGGACGTTCGAGGAGGTCTTCGACGCCGCGCGCACCTACGACGCCGACATGACCGTCATGGGCTGGGGACCGGACTCCCACGGCTCGCCGGGACGTGCGGAGAGTGCGATCGACGAACTCGCCCACGACCTGCCGTGTGACTTCCTCGTCCTGCGGGACCGCGGCTTCGACGCCTCCGAGGTGCTCGTGCCGACCGCCGGTGGTCCGGACTCGGACCTCTCGGCGGCCGTCGCCAAGATCCTCCGCGAGGAGTACGGCGCGCGCGTCACGCTCCTCCACGTCGCCGACGACAAGGAGGAGGGGATGTCGTTCCTCGAAGCGTGGGCCGCCGACCACGACCTCTCGGATGCGAACCTCGTCGTCGACACCGGCGGGGTCGAGGAGTCCATCGAACGGCACGCCGCCGCGTCGTCGATGCTCATCGTCGGCGCGACCGAGCGCGGGCTGCTCTCGCGGCTCGTCTCCGGCGCGCTCGTGCTCGACGTCGTCAACGACGTGGAGTGTTCGGTGCTGCTCGCCGAGAAGAAACGCGAACGCAGCCTGAAAGAGCGGCTGTTGGGCTGA
- a CDS encoding DUF106 domain-containing protein: MARIEAKVRSLVSDDPEMRGAIETVLDRSEDGEIKWVDVKNDLSSGQWGRLIEKGVLVDGDEGFALADVDATREGLEEKSDDGSSSSGSSGVDDVEGTSWSKYDKGAALVTVGLFAGYSLTEVRNVIGGVMDIILGPLAEVLPFYAVVMVLALGTGLYSTLLQANLMNMDKMGAYQERMKDIQERRKEAKEAGDDAALEQIQEEQMEAMGDQMGMFKEQFRPMVWIMFLTIPVFLWMYWAIGIGGNPVHVDLGNLVLPLAGEVTWKEGILGPMQTWIVWYFLCSMAFTQVIRKGLNISTTPSTS, from the coding sequence ATGGCACGTATCGAAGCGAAGGTTCGGTCGCTCGTCTCCGACGACCCGGAGATGCGAGGGGCCATCGAGACCGTCCTCGACCGCTCGGAGGACGGCGAGATCAAGTGGGTCGACGTCAAGAACGACCTGTCGAGCGGGCAGTGGGGTCGGCTCATCGAGAAGGGCGTCCTCGTCGACGGCGACGAAGGCTTCGCGCTCGCCGACGTCGACGCCACCCGCGAGGGTCTCGAAGAGAAGTCCGACGACGGGTCCTCGAGCTCCGGTTCCTCGGGCGTCGACGACGTCGAGGGCACGAGCTGGTCGAAGTACGACAAGGGCGCGGCCCTCGTCACCGTCGGCCTGTTCGCGGGCTACTCGCTCACGGAGGTCCGCAACGTCATCGGCGGTGTGATGGACATCATCCTCGGCCCGCTGGCCGAGGTGCTGCCGTTCTACGCCGTCGTCATGGTGCTCGCACTCGGGACGGGGCTGTACTCGACGCTCCTGCAGGCGAACCTGATGAACATGGACAAGATGGGCGCGTACCAAGAGCGGATGAAGGACATCCAAGAGCGCCGGAAAGAGGCCAAGGAAGCCGGTGACGACGCCGCCCTCGAACAGATCCAAGAGGAGCAGATGGAGGCGATGGGCGACCAGATGGGGATGTTCAAAGAGCAGTTCCGCCCGATGGTCTGGATCATGTTCCTCACCATCCCGGTGTTCCTCTGGATGTACTGGGCCATCGGCATCGGCGGGAACCCGGTCCACGTCGACCTCGGGAACCTCGTCCTGCCGCTCGCTGGCGAGGTCACCTGGAAGGAAGGCATCCTCGGTCCGATGCAGACCTGGATTGTCTGGTACTTCCTCTGCTCGATGGCGTTCACGCAGGTCATCCGCAAGGGCCTGAACATCTCGACGACGCCGTCGACGAGCTAA
- a CDS encoding DUF6414 family protein, whose amino-acid sequence MNESRQDSSPQKRIIFVFITSVFVSLSTLEISSFGSGVLFLWVLLLALLGFIFATSLAEDLRDMFSGGKEEKETETENPENSDDQLREFIYLDSLSIQSLLASIEFGTPESVRELSERSQTKQQTTTTSANVKASEVGKIEGGFSMSNSETGKEVLETNKRIHDQHRFKELYSNLEDRGKIDVLPADWRNNPDDYNLDSSEMDIVEFRGTAQTDPLYRMMNVISLVTRSISLLTPYLDVDDPEKLENINQDTVEEVRDAVYGNQIGLKVDVSDSDLNYVMALDDDKLWIDNPRREFSGSKEYTVLGRVIGVVGEDNDWDYIDVFRVTSTVLGDESMSTIREVISDLIELVDGFDKEVPVPNFSEMDIENMSEEVDENKSMHTIKIDIEDKDMSVEGPAVIVDPIAVYW is encoded by the coding sequence ATGAATGAATCCCGCCAAGATTCGAGTCCACAGAAAAGAATCATTTTTGTATTTATCACCTCTGTCTTTGTATCGCTCTCAACTTTAGAAATTTCTTCATTTGGTTCTGGAGTACTATTCCTCTGGGTCTTACTTTTGGCCTTACTTGGGTTTATTTTCGCCACCAGTTTGGCCGAAGATTTGAGAGATATGTTTTCTGGAGGCAAAGAAGAAAAAGAAACGGAAACTGAGAACCCAGAAAATAGTGATGACCAACTTAGAGAGTTTATATATCTCGATTCTCTCTCAATACAAAGTCTCCTTGCATCTATAGAATTTGGCACACCCGAGTCAGTCAGAGAGTTATCAGAACGGTCTCAGACAAAACAACAAACGACCACTACATCTGCTAATGTCAAAGCTTCTGAGGTTGGAAAAATAGAGGGTGGGTTCAGTATGTCTAACTCTGAGACAGGAAAGGAAGTTCTGGAGACAAATAAAAGAATTCACGATCAACATAGGTTCAAAGAGCTATACTCTAATTTGGAAGACAGAGGAAAAATAGATGTTCTACCGGCAGATTGGAGAAACAACCCGGATGATTACAATCTTGATTCTTCAGAGATGGATATTGTTGAATTCAGAGGAACTGCCCAAACAGACCCTCTCTATCGCATGATGAATGTTATTTCTTTAGTAACTCGGTCAATATCTCTGCTCACACCATACCTTGATGTTGACGACCCAGAAAAACTTGAGAACATCAACCAGGATACTGTTGAAGAAGTACGCGATGCCGTCTATGGAAACCAAATAGGTCTAAAAGTCGATGTTTCAGATAGTGACCTGAACTATGTGATGGCATTAGATGATGACAAGCTGTGGATAGATAATCCTCGAAGAGAATTCTCAGGATCAAAGGAGTACACCGTTTTAGGTCGTGTCATTGGTGTTGTTGGCGAAGATAATGACTGGGACTATATCGACGTATTCCGTGTGACTAGTACTGTACTGGGAGACGAATCGATGTCAACTATTCGTGAGGTCATATCAGATCTCATCGAGTTGGTTGACGGATTTGACAAGGAGGTGCCAGTTCCGAATTTCTCCGAAATGGACATTGAGAACATGTCTGAAGAAGTTGATGAAAACAAATCAATGCATACTATAAAAATAGATATTGAGGATAAAGATATGTCTGTTGAGGGACCTGCTGTTATTGTTGATCCGATTGCAGTCTATTGGTAG
- a CDS encoding winged-helix domain-containing protein, with product MRPNRRDEAILQFLADKDIALPPTPIYENLRLEGATFSQRTVRRRLKQLHENEFVEKILGEKGYYRISEKGRAYLAGELDLADT from the coding sequence ATGCGACCGAATCGGCGGGACGAGGCGATTCTGCAGTTCCTCGCCGACAAGGATATCGCTCTCCCGCCGACGCCGATCTACGAGAATCTTCGTCTGGAGGGAGCGACGTTCTCACAGCGTACTGTTCGTCGACGGTTGAAGCAGCTCCACGAGAACGAGTTCGTCGAGAAGATTCTCGGGGAGAAGGGTTACTACCGAATCTCGGAGAAGGGTCGAGCGTACCTCGCTGGGGAACTGGACCTTGCGGACACCTGA
- the cmk gene encoding (d)CMP kinase, translated as MLLTVSGPPGSGKSTTAAALAEAFGLEHISGGDIFRELAAERDMTPVEFNELAEEDDQIDRDLDRRLYEIAQERDDVLLESRLAGWLAADQADIRIWLDAPLNIRAERIADREDKPVDVAREETDRREASEAKRYREYYNIDIDDRSIYDIVYNTARWSPEGVLGMLTTAVDSYDPDSDEGKAPVDGVVYDF; from the coding sequence ATGTTACTGACCGTCTCTGGCCCGCCGGGCAGCGGGAAGAGCACGACCGCGGCCGCCCTGGCCGAAGCGTTCGGTCTCGAACACATCTCCGGTGGCGACATCTTCCGCGAGCTCGCCGCCGAGCGCGACATGACCCCCGTCGAGTTCAACGAACTCGCCGAGGAGGACGACCAGATCGACCGCGATCTCGACCGACGGCTGTACGAGATCGCCCAGGAGCGCGACGACGTGCTCCTCGAATCGCGGCTCGCGGGCTGGCTCGCGGCCGACCAGGCCGACATCCGCATCTGGCTCGACGCGCCGCTCAACATCCGCGCCGAGCGCATCGCCGACCGCGAGGACAAGCCCGTCGACGTCGCCCGCGAGGAGACTGACCGCCGCGAGGCCAGCGAGGCCAAGCGCTACCGGGAGTATTACAACATCGACATCGACGACCGCTCGATCTACGACATCGTCTACAACACCGCTCGCTGGAGTCCAGAAGGCGTCCTCGGGATGCTCACCACGGCCGTCGACTCCTACGACCCCGACAGCGACGAAGGCAAAGCACCCGTCGACGGCGTCGTCTACGACTTCTAA
- a CDS encoding tyrosine-type recombinase/integrase: MSDTELKPLHPREAMEMWLDRQRSERAEETLQSYFYRLNTFVEWCEENGFDNLNDLTGRDMFKYDSHRRSLDLSQSTLNNQLGTLRQFISFCADIEAVDSELPLKVDVPQLTKKDRTNEEKLSTERAEVLLEDLKRYRRASRDHALFLLAWHTCARLGGLRSLDVQDCYLSEDDLERLRHQDDVDDEILEEVSIPFIYFRHRSSTPLKNQEEGERPVAISEEVADFLDEYIRVNRVAGRDEDGREPLFSTKKGEGRMTKGALRSRMNIMTQPCRFGHGCPHGREIESCEARRSPYESRCPSSRSPHRVRTGAITHHLDCGWPIEQLAERVNATPQVIRDHYDQPDLLKRMESRRSHLDRLDGEDE; the protein is encoded by the coding sequence ATGAGCGACACCGAGCTGAAGCCACTGCACCCGCGCGAGGCGATGGAGATGTGGCTCGATCGCCAGCGTTCCGAGCGTGCAGAGGAGACGCTTCAATCGTACTTCTACCGACTGAATACCTTCGTCGAATGGTGCGAGGAGAACGGGTTCGACAACCTGAACGACCTCACTGGCCGTGATATGTTCAAGTACGATTCGCACCGTCGCTCCCTCGACCTCAGTCAGTCGACGCTGAATAACCAGCTCGGGACGCTTCGGCAGTTCATCTCGTTCTGTGCCGACATCGAGGCGGTGGATTCGGAACTCCCGCTGAAGGTCGACGTCCCACAGCTCACCAAGAAGGACCGGACGAACGAGGAGAAACTCTCGACCGAGCGTGCCGAGGTCCTGCTCGAGGACCTCAAACGCTACCGTCGCGCTTCGCGTGACCACGCGCTGTTCCTGCTCGCCTGGCACACCTGCGCTCGTCTCGGTGGCCTCCGGTCGCTCGACGTGCAGGACTGCTACCTCTCCGAGGACGACCTCGAACGCCTCCGCCACCAGGACGACGTGGACGACGAGATCCTCGAAGAGGTCTCCATCCCGTTCATCTATTTCCGTCACCGCTCGTCGACGCCGTTGAAGAATCAGGAGGAGGGCGAGCGTCCGGTTGCCATCTCCGAGGAGGTCGCTGACTTCCTCGACGAGTACATTCGCGTGAACCGTGTCGCTGGTCGCGACGAGGACGGGCGCGAACCACTCTTTTCGACGAAGAAGGGTGAGGGCCGGATGACGAAGGGCGCGCTCCGCTCGCGCATGAACATCATGACCCAACCGTGCCGGTTCGGCCACGGCTGCCCGCACGGTAGGGAGATCGAGTCGTGCGAGGCGCGTCGTTCGCCCTACGAGTCGCGGTGTCCCAGCTCCCGTTCTCCGCATCGGGTTCGGACGGGTGCGATTACGCATCACCTCGACTGCGGCTGGCCGATCGAGCAGCTCGCCGAGCGGGTGAACGCGACGCCCCAGGTCATCCGCGACCACTACGACCAGCCCGATCTCCTGAAGCGGATGGAGAGTCGGCGGTCTCACCTCGACCGGCTCGACGGGGAGGACGAGTGA
- a CDS encoding adenylate kinase, translating into MSNEHVLLLGPPGAGKGTQSKRLAAEFDLEHVTTGDALRANKHMETEYGTPASFMDAGELVPDPVVNEIVKTALEDADGYVLDGYPRNLDQVEYLDSVTELDYVFYLAVDEDELVRRLTGRRVCPDCGATFHTEFDQPEEEGVCDECGAELTQRDDDTEDTVRERLRVYHENTAPVVEHYRETGTLVEVEGEGTPDEVFDELATELRD; encoded by the coding sequence ATGAGCAACGAACACGTACTCCTGCTCGGACCGCCGGGAGCCGGCAAAGGAACGCAGAGCAAGCGACTGGCCGCCGAATTCGACCTCGAACACGTCACCACGGGTGACGCGCTCCGTGCGAACAAGCACATGGAGACCGAGTACGGGACACCTGCCTCGTTCATGGACGCGGGCGAACTCGTCCCCGACCCGGTCGTCAACGAGATCGTCAAGACGGCCCTCGAAGACGCCGACGGATACGTCCTCGACGGCTACCCGCGTAACCTCGACCAGGTCGAGTATCTCGACAGCGTGACCGAGCTCGACTACGTGTTCTATCTCGCCGTCGACGAGGACGAACTCGTCCGCCGCCTCACCGGCCGCCGCGTCTGCCCGGACTGTGGCGCGACCTTCCACACCGAGTTCGACCAGCCCGAAGAAGAGGGCGTCTGCGACGAATGTGGTGCTGAACTGACCCAGCGCGACGACGACACCGAGGACACCGTCCGCGAGCGGCTCCGCGTCTACCACGAGAACACCGCGCCGGTCGTCGAGCACTACCGTGAGACGGGCACGCTCGTCGAGGTCGAGGGCGAGGGGACGCCGGACGAGGTCTTCGACGAGCTCGCGACCGAACTGCGAGACTGA
- a CDS encoding YeiH family protein yields MATATALRERLPGLGFLVVLAVLAHLLAGVLPALSPLIVAVALGALVANTLGKPDWAAPGIGLGSLSLETGIVLLGASVSLAEVRASGPLVVGLVVVTVAAGVLSVELLARRGFGLRDKTASLLAAGSSICGVSAAAAVAGTIDADGDQLTHVVATILLFDAATLLAFPVAGDLLGLTGKQFGIWAGLSMFSTGPVAAAGFAHSAVAGRWATVTKLTRNSLLGVVALAYAVRYATGDTRSPEFRRIVTEFPKFLVGFFLVAAVANAGLLSDGTLSTIDIAADWLFTLAFVGLGFDIRLAEMRDTGLSPTLVVLVHLLVVSGVTLLAVTTLF; encoded by the coding sequence ATGGCGACGGCGACCGCGCTCCGTGAGCGGCTGCCCGGTCTGGGGTTTCTCGTCGTGCTCGCGGTTCTCGCACATCTCCTCGCGGGCGTGCTTCCCGCGCTCAGCCCGCTCATCGTCGCCGTCGCCCTCGGCGCGCTCGTCGCCAACACGCTCGGCAAGCCCGACTGGGCCGCGCCGGGCATCGGTCTCGGCTCGCTCTCCTTGGAGACGGGCATCGTCCTCCTCGGTGCGAGTGTCTCGCTCGCGGAGGTCCGCGCGTCCGGCCCGCTCGTCGTCGGTCTCGTCGTCGTGACGGTCGCCGCGGGCGTCCTCAGCGTCGAACTGCTCGCACGCCGCGGCTTCGGTCTCCGCGACAAGACCGCCTCACTGTTGGCCGCTGGCTCCAGCATCTGTGGCGTCTCGGCCGCCGCGGCCGTCGCCGGAACCATCGACGCCGACGGCGACCAGCTGACCCACGTCGTCGCGACCATCCTGCTCTTCGACGCGGCGACGCTCCTTGCGTTCCCCGTCGCGGGCGACCTGCTCGGTCTCACGGGCAAGCAGTTCGGCATCTGGGCGGGACTGTCGATGTTCTCGACCGGTCCCGTCGCAGCCGCCGGATTCGCCCACTCCGCCGTCGCGGGCCGGTGGGCGACGGTGACCAAGCTGACCCGCAACTCGCTGCTCGGTGTCGTCGCGCTCGCGTACGCGGTCCGGTACGCCACGGGCGACACGCGAAGCCCGGAGTTCCGCCGCATCGTCACGGAGTTCCCGAAGTTCCTCGTCGGCTTCTTCCTCGTCGCCGCCGTCGCCAACGCGGGGCTGCTCTCCGACGGCACGCTGTCGACCATCGACATCGCCGCCGACTGGCTCTTCACGCTCGCGTTCGTCGGACTCGGCTTCGACATCCGGCTGGCCGAGATGCGCGACACCGGCCTGTCGCCGACGCTCGTCGTCCTCGTCCATCTGCTCGTCGTGAGCGGCGTGACGCTGCTCGCGGTGACGACGCTGTTCTGA
- a CDS encoding universal stress protein, translating into MVRQLFDVPLLPVANDDDAVTTCDAALPYVADADGRALFVHVVEKAGGAPDKASVEQREELAEELFELVRERAEEAGVDVETQLLYGTDIGETILDAARDADASSIVFTPREGKKWWDIFGHDARDTLVDDSDRPVVVLPGGDE; encoded by the coding sequence ATGGTTAGGCAGCTCTTCGACGTTCCGCTGCTTCCCGTCGCCAATGACGACGACGCCGTCACCACCTGCGACGCGGCTCTGCCGTACGTCGCCGACGCGGACGGCCGCGCCCTGTTCGTCCACGTCGTCGAGAAGGCCGGCGGCGCGCCGGACAAGGCGTCGGTCGAACAGCGAGAGGAACTGGCCGAGGAGCTGTTCGAACTCGTCCGCGAGCGGGCCGAAGAGGCCGGCGTCGATGTCGAGACACAGCTGCTCTACGGCACCGACATCGGGGAGACCATCCTCGACGCCGCCCGCGACGCGGACGCGAGTTCCATCGTGTTCACCCCACGTGAGGGCAAGAAGTGGTGGGACATCTTCGGCCACGACGCCCGCGACACGCTCGTCGACGACAGCGACCGACCGGTCGTCGTCCTTCCGGGTGGAGACGAATGA
- a CDS encoding type IV pilin, which produces MNLKSLFTQDDRAVSPVIGVILMVAITVILAAVIGTFVLGLGDSVNDTSPQASLSFDYVDTNDDGDVDRAVVTHEGGDPIPTSATYTIITEDGTTDVSSTDLGSELTVGNTVTIDHAYASGDTTRIVVDGQVVASSTYQG; this is translated from the coding sequence ATGAACCTCAAATCGCTGTTTACACAAGACGATCGCGCTGTATCGCCCGTTATTGGAGTTATCCTTATGGTCGCTATCACGGTCATTCTCGCGGCCGTCATCGGGACCTTCGTCCTCGGTCTGGGCGACTCCGTGAATGATACGTCGCCGCAGGCAAGTCTGTCGTTTGACTACGTTGACACTAATGATGACGGCGACGTTGACCGTGCAGTAGTCACCCATGAGGGTGGCGACCCTATCCCAACGTCGGCAACCTACACCATCATCACTGAAGACGGTACTACTGACGTATCGAGTACCGATCTTGGTAGCGAGTTGACTGTCGGTAACACGGTCACAATCGACCACGCATACGCCAGCGGTGACACGACTCGTATCGTCGTCGACGGTCAGGTTGTCGCCTCTAGCACCTACCAGGGCTAA
- a CDS encoding RNA-guided pseudouridylation complex pseudouridine synthase subunit Cbf5 — translation MRGPPEERSVDELLNFGVVNLDKPPGPSAHQVSGWVRDLASVEQAAHAGTLDPKVTGCLPVLLGDATRLAQVFLEGSKEYVAVLELHGPVPTNLERVVAEFEGELYQKPPRKSAVSRRLRTRTVHELEVLEVKDQQVLLRIGCESGTYIRKLCHDLGLALGTGGHMGHLRRTRTDPFDDTDLVNLHDFTDALAFAEEGDEELLREVVAPAERSLTHLPRVTIAPSAAEQVAHGAQVYAPGVIDTDDGIADDALVACYTPDDAVVCLGRLVGDPDAESGEVVRLERVLV, via the coding sequence ATGCGCGGACCACCCGAGGAGCGTTCCGTCGACGAACTCCTGAACTTCGGTGTCGTCAACCTCGACAAGCCGCCGGGTCCCTCCGCCCACCAGGTCTCCGGCTGGGTTCGGGATCTCGCCAGCGTCGAGCAGGCAGCCCACGCCGGGACGTTAGACCCCAAGGTGACGGGCTGTCTGCCGGTTCTCCTCGGGGATGCGACACGGCTCGCGCAGGTCTTCCTCGAAGGCTCGAAGGAGTACGTCGCCGTGCTCGAACTCCACGGTCCCGTGCCGACGAACCTCGAACGCGTCGTCGCGGAGTTCGAAGGCGAACTCTACCAGAAACCGCCGCGCAAGAGTGCCGTCTCCCGACGACTGCGAACGCGGACGGTCCACGAGCTGGAGGTCCTGGAGGTGAAGGACCAACAGGTCCTGCTCCGCATCGGCTGTGAGAGCGGCACCTACATCCGCAAACTGTGTCACGACCTCGGACTGGCACTCGGCACCGGCGGCCACATGGGCCATCTCCGCCGGACCCGGACGGACCCCTTCGACGACACCGACCTCGTGAACCTCCACGACTTCACGGACGCGCTGGCCTTCGCCGAAGAGGGTGACGAGGAACTGCTCCGAGAGGTCGTCGCGCCCGCCGAACGCAGCCTGACGCATCTCCCTCGTGTGACCATCGCACCGAGCGCGGCCGAGCAGGTCGCCCACGGCGCGCAGGTCTACGCGCCCGGCGTCATCGACACCGACGACGGCATCGCAGACGACGCGCTCGTCGCCTGCTACACGCCCGACGACGCGGTCGTCTGTCTCGGCCGACTCGTCGGCGATCCCGACGCCGAGTCGGGCGAAGTAGTCCGCCTCGAACGCGTCTTGGTCTGA